The Brienomyrus brachyistius isolate T26 chromosome 7, BBRACH_0.4, whole genome shotgun sequence DNA segment atggatggatggatggatggatggatggatggatggatggatgggaattTTAAGGGGCACTTAAAAGCTGAAGTCCGAGGTAAACAAACTGAATGTAAAGGCAGGACCATACATGTAGTGTACATCGTACTACATGTTCATGGACATTGAGGATTGTGCTGGAGCTCGTATTACTGTCACTCAAAATTATGGCACTATTTGTCTTTGTAGTAGTCTTGATACAACAGGTTATTCTTATGTTAAGTCTGAGAAGAGTGTGCCTCTCCTTTGGGTACCAGGCATGGAACAAGGTGTGCTGGTGAAATTGCGATGCAGGCTGACAACAAGaagtgtggagttggggtggctTACAACTCCAAGGTCGGAGGTAGGTAGTCTAGAATGTTCTTTTCTCTTATAATTATCATTCTCCTTTTCCAGAAATAATTTTATACAAGTAATGCTTACGTTGTACCTTAAGATGGGTGGTGCTGATTATATTCAAACTATTCTAAATAATTTACAGGCTTTTATTTGTTTGGTTGTTTGGTGATCTGCTTGGTATTTCGGCATGGGTTGTCACCTGCACTCAGACAGTTGTGCAATTCATGCCGATCATTTAATAAAAACTTCATGAATTGAAAATTAAAGTTAAACTAAATTCATTATTTAGCAGTTTTGTTTATCCAGGAAATTTAAGTGCTACAGCAGTCCTTAAAAAGCCTGACAAGGATCGAATATTGAGATTCCTAAACAAATagtttaatttttcattttagCTTCAGTTATTAATTGGAAATAAAATGGGTTTCATTCTTGATGACTGAACGTTCCCCCTGTTCTGTGCTCCTGGATATTTGCATACCTCACTCAGTGGTATAGCAGAGGTGCCCTCTTCCGTGGGTATGCGTCAGCACTAACCCCGCCCTCTACGGATTCCCATCCAATAGGGATCCGCATGTTGGATGGCATAGTGACGGATGCCATTGAGGCCAGCTCCATTGGCTTCCGACCTGATCACGTGGACATCTACAGTGCCAGCTGGGGCCCCAACGATGATGGCAAAACAGTGGAGGGGCCGGGACGCCTGGCACAGAAGGCCTTCGAGTATGGCATCCAGAATGTACGTAGCTAAGCAGAACGGTGTGATGTCAGCTAGTGCTTTTAATCTTCATAATCAaattagaaaagaaaaaaaaacaattcaacATTACAGTTTGATTCCACTCAGAAGATATATAGCTACATGAAATCATGTAATGATGAGATGGTTCTTTTAGACATTAACATCATATAACTTAAAATCAGTGTTTAGAAGGCTGAGGGTCTTTCATTCTGCATATGTGAATATGGTCATTTCATAATAATGCTGGTATCGTGTGTTCTGCCATTTATGTAATAATGGGACTCTTTGGATCTACAGGGTCGCGGTGGGAAGGGCTCCATCTTTGTGTGGGCTTCAGGAAATGGGGGCAGACAGGGAGATAACTGCGACTGTGATGGCTACACAGACAGCATCTACACCATCTCGATCAGCAGCGCCTCGCAGCAGGGCCTGTCCCCCTGGTACGCTGAGAAGTGCTCCTCCACCTTGGCCACAGCCTACAGCAGCGGAGATTACACCGACCAGAGAATCGTACGATACCCTGTTTCGATCTACTTCCCTTTTCCTCACAACCTCTTCGATTGATTAAAAATTTATGCCGATGATCCTTTGCACCGTATTTCTCCAGACAATGCAGAGGTTATTCATGTATGTTGCATGCCTGTCTGTGCTGCAGTTCACCTGTAAGATCTTGTTCTCTGTCATGCAGACCAGTGCTGACCTGCACAACGAGTGCACTGAGACGCACACCGGGACCTCTGCTTCTGCTCCGCTGGCTGCTGGGATTTTCGCCTTGGCGCTGGAGCAGAAGTGAGTGATGTCTATGTGGCTCGTGTATTAATACATCGTCAATGATCCAACCAGATGTCATTACCAGTGCAACTGTCAGCACAACGGAAATTGACACATAAACATTTGCACAAGAGGTTATCTGCAAGACAGTTGCATTCTGTAATGTAATGTTTCCAGGTCCACATTCTGCATCATTGTCCACATAAATGGAAAATGCATGACTGACTGAGTGTATGTGGGCATATTCAGCTCACAAAGACCAACAGTAGTATGCATTCATTATGTTTACATGAGCAAGTAACACACAGTGTTACCAGGATGCCATCTTATGCCCTAGACCCTGTGTTAATGCCAAGCTTAATATCTGCCAACAGCCCCAATCTCACCTGGAGGGACCTGCAACACCTGGTTGTTTGGACATCAGAGTTTGACCCTTTGGCTAACAACCCGGGCTGGAAGAAGAATGGTGCTGGGTTGATGGTGAACAGCCGGTTTGGCTTCGGGCTCCTGAACGCCAAGGCGCTTGTAGACTTGGCAGATCCTAAATCATGGAAGCATGTCCCGGAGAAGaagcagtgcattgtgaaggatgACGACTTTCAGCCAAGGTGAGACCGCAAAACTGTAATATATTTGTTAACAACGGCTTACTGACTGTCTCATTGTGGATTATCGACATTCACCTGTTTCCGTGATTTACACTCCTGCATGGGACCTACGCCGTAAGTCGCGCCTGTAGGGAAACTGCACGTCAGGCTACGGCGCAGGTTTCCAATGGTGTCGATTCTACACAGACGTATAAATCAGCCTTTAGTGCTTCTGCTGTCCCCGCTGCTGCTTCTTATTCATATCTCTAAAAGTGCTGCTTAAAAAGTACATAGaaattttctggaaaaaaaaaaaaatgaataaaaaaaatctagtgCAACAGTATCGGAACAGAACAGAAGTGGTATGTATCTATTTTTATGTATGTGTTCTGTATGTACAAAACAAATATGTTTATGAGTTTCTGTCTATTATTTTCCAATTATAACTCATCTAGACCATTATTTCAGAGCCGATATTGCAATGAATCCTctttaaaaacaagaaaaagtaACACTTGCAGGATATGAGTCAGGCATACAGATACTGGAAGTAGCCAAACTCCCATTACCTGTGGTCCTATACATCTTCACAGGaacattaattattattattcccttCACTCACCGATGGACTTTCCCTTTTTTTATCCTGTGTACAAGcaaaaaatcattcattcatacccAGGCACAGATTAGGATTAACCCGAATACAAAGAGGGTTAGGTCAAGTATCATTAATGTTATtggttaaatttttttttattcaatatTTATCAGGTCATTGAAAGCTGCTGGTGAGATCACCATCGAAATCCCCACAAAAGCCTGTGCTGGACAAGAGAACGTCATCAAGTCCCTGGAGCACATTCAGATGGAGGCCAGCATTGAGTACACCAGGAGAGGAGACTTGCACATCACCCTCACCTCCCCATCAGGTAGACTCATGTCCAGCCTTCTGTTATATACACCAGGAGTGGAGGGTTGCACATCACTCTCACCTCCCCATCAGGTAGACTGATGTCCAGCCTTCTGTTATATACACCAGGAGTAGAGACTTGCACATCACCCTCACTTCCCCATCAAGTGGACTAGTGTCCAACATTCTGTTATATACGGCAAGGTTTTCTACCCAGATGATGGGTAATATTTATAACATTCATGTGAAATTgacaaaaacacaatatctctgATGTTTGCTACTGGTGTCACTAATAACAAAGAGTGGTCTCATAATGCTAAAGATAAAAATTAATACTTTACTCTAAATGGGCCTTGAATATGTGGGTTACAGTGAGTGTCTGTCAATTTCTCCAGGTCATTGACATTGACCAGAACTGAAACAATTATTTACAGGGCATTGTGAGGGATGGAAATGATCCCGCCATTTAGAGGACGTATACAGGATATTTACAGGGCACTGACAGGACAGTTACAGGAAATGATCTGGCCATTTATAGAACGTATACAGGATATTTACAGGGCACTGATAGGACAATTTCAGGACACTGAAAGGACATTAACATACCTTTTCCATTGCCAGGCACCAGCACAGTTCTGCTAGCTGAGCGGGAGAGGGACACCTCTTCCAATGGCTTCAAGAACTGGGATTTTATGTCTGTCCATACCTGGGGTGAAGAGCCTGCTGGCACCTGGACCTTAAAGATTACGGATATGGTGCGTCTGTACTGCTCAAGAATTTTctgaaaatatccatccatccatccatccatccatccattttccaaaccacttatcctactgggtcgcggggggtccggagcctatcccggaggcaatgagcacgaggcagggaacaacccaggacggggggccagcccatcgcagggcacactcacacaccattcactcacacatgcacacctatgggcaatttagtaactccaattagcctcagcatgtttttggactgtggggggaaaccggagtacccggaggaaaccccacgacaacatggggagaacatacaaactccacacacatgtgacccaggcggagactcgaacctgggtcccagaggtgtgaggcaacagtgctaaccactgcaccaccatgccgccccttctgaaaatatgtaaaatgaaaaatacTAATTACAATAAAGAACAAAAACAGGGAGGACTAAAGCAGTATGCAGGAAAACTGATGATAATTTCTAAATTTGCTTTGATAATTGTTTCACAAACGCAATGCATTCGTCAGATCACCATCTCCTTAGCAACCCCTGACCACGATGCAGCCATTTCCATGCTGAGCAGTTTTAATCACTCGTGCAAACTCAACCCCCCAGCCTTGCTTTGTCTTACAAATAAGCAGTGGttggaccaaaatatttttaaaaattttaaatcaGCTATTTAGACAACTGAATTCAATTCCTGttcataaacaaataaatagacaATGTAGTGATTTCTTCAACCTTACTTAAAACTAAGAACCCTCAAATGCAGACAGACCAGAGCTAACCACTAATGTGTGATCACATGAGTAACTAAGAGCTAAGGACCAAGGGGAAGGGGTTGCCCTTTAGTATTTGTGATATTGCGTAAGTCAAATGATTATATGGGGCAATCCACAAACCACAGGCTAAAATGCTGTGGATTAAGATAAAAATGGTTTCAAATGAATGAACTCAAACTTTGTACTGGTACTGAATATGTGCTGCAGGTTTTCAGTAAAACTGTCAAATTATGCACTCTTTTTATACATATTTCTATTATTTGAACGTGGTTTGGGTCACCAAAGCTGAAACTTGTGCAGTCGACGCTTTGGCTCACGGACGCATAGTCAAAATAAATTTGCCAATACATTGCTAAGATTTCAGATGTATTACAGGTTGCGAGCACAGCATTGCCACAAAATAAATATAGTTAAGTCTTTTGAATAACTATTGAATAAATGTTCTATGTTAGGTTAGATTTGTTTTAATTGGGCCTTTTCTACATAATAACTGAAGATGAATTGTGTTCTCTTCATCTGACTCAAAAGTAGAATCAAAAGTAGAATTTTCAGCttgagaaagtacaaatccagaccaagatgagTGTAaatagtcacattcacagaggactcaacttgttggctgaaacaaaatcttggtctgtatttatattttttggaCCCAAACTTTCCACCTCGTCTCTGTATTGTTACAAAATATGAGCTGCAATGATATTAATTGGACACAATAATTCACCTCCCCATACAAGTATAGTTCTTAAATTCACAAGAATTAGTTATTATAAACGACTGTAAACAGTTTAATCCAGAATTTTAGGGATGGATTTGTCATTCCCGCGGCCCCATCCCTCTAGTGTACTGACTGTGATTGTCACTCCTGCGGCCCCACAAGTAAGCAGCCTTAAAGAGGCTCATATGAGAAATTGATTCCTCACCAGTCGATTAATTGTCTCGTAATCCGTCTTCCTTCAGTCTGGTCGTATGGAGAACAAGGGCCAGATCATTAGCTGGAGGTTCATTCTGCATGGCACATCCGAGCGACCAGCACACATGACGGTACCAAGGGTGTACATTCCTTACAACGCCGTGCAGAATGATCGCCGCGGTGTGGAGAGGATGGAGGACATGTTGAAGGTACGTCTCCTCGTTTGGAGGTACCGGTAGCCCTCCAAGCATCTGTATCCCTGAAGTGTGATGTTCTCCTGGATCGATGTTTATGAGAAGCTTTACCACTTTTAGCCAAATAATGGACACTCTGTTTCCGTCCATTGGTTGGTCTGCAGGAGATGCCCACTGAGGCCCATCAACCTCCGAAGGCTCAGGCCACGTTCAAACCCACAGCCGAGGAAGCCAAGGAGAAGAAGGCTCCCTCCACTGCCCTCATGCGACTCCTGCAGAGTGCTTTCAATAGGCAAAGCAGTAACCAGGCCAGCCAGCCCCGCGCCAACCCTCGGCCCTACGCTGCCCCCAGGGACCCGGAGGGGGATAACATCCACCCACACACCCCTTACCAGAACCTATACCAGGCCCTGGACAAGCTGAATAAGCACAGGGGCTCTGAGGACAGCCTGTACAGTGACTATAGTGACGCATTTTACAACAGCAAACCATATAGACACAGAGATGACCGGCTGTTACAGGCACTGCTTGACATGGTGGCTGAAGGTGGCCAGTAGGGCGGGCGGCACTGGGTGCTGCTGGTGTGGATGTGGTGAGGCTGCCGTAGCCTCCAGCAGCCCCGGGCACAGCAATGTCCAGAGCAGAAAGGTTTGCTGGCTCTTCCGGTGAGGTTTATTTGTTTTTCCCCTGTAGGCTTACTGTCTGTAACTTGTCATGGCCTCACTATGTGTTGATATTGTCTAGCCAAGGGAGGTCCATGTCCCCTGATGGTTTGCATTAGACCCAGGTTTCCTAAATTAGCCCTCAACGCAGTTCATCAATAGCTGATGGACCAGATTCGGCCAGATTGGCACATCTTAGGCACACTGCGTGAGCGCAGTTTCACCCACTGCAGTTTCCATTATTGAATATTTGTGAGTGTTTGAAAAATTGAGTCTTTTTCCCCACATAAAGTGTTCTGGTCGACCTGCTCATGTGACTTGTACTGTTCTGCTGTTCTGTAATAACAGTGCTGGTTATGGctatgaacccccccccaccccaaaaacttcatggccccccccaccccaccagctgtgctgctgcctgtccatTATTCATCAATGATTTGTCCATTTGTTACGCTGTGTTGATTGTCTGCCTTATCTTTAATAATTTTCCTGTATAGTAAATTTACAAACATATGCTCAATATAgcagatttttttgtttgttaattAAATAATTCACTAATAGCAAATTTTGATTTTTGAGTAACCCTTGCCTATATTGAGAAATGTATAGATATCAAATTAACTTTACAAGCAACCCTCTTTG contains these protein-coding regions:
- the pcsk1 gene encoding neuroendocrine convertase 1 isoform X2, whose product is MVSLLPRQYINEWAVEIPGGADAARAIAEELGYQLVRQIGALENHYLFKHQSHSRRSRRSAEHITKRLSEDKRVSWAEQQYEKQRRKRDVLSTECTNCPVENLFDDPMWSQQWYLQDTRTSASLPKLDLHVIPVWRKAITGKGVVITVLDDGLEWNHTDIYPNYDPEASYDFNDNDPDPFPRYDSTNENKHGTRCAGEIAMQADNKKCGVGVAYNSKVGGIRMLDGIVTDAIEASSIGFRPDHVDIYSASWGPNDDGKTVEGPGRLAQKAFEYGIQNGRGGKGSIFVWASGNGGRQGDNCDCDGYTDSIYTISISSASQQGLSPWYAEKCSSTLATAYSSGDYTDQRITSADLHNECTETHTGTSASAPLAAGIFALALEQNPNLTWRDLQHLVVWTSEFDPLANNPGWKKNGAGLMVNSRFGFGLLNAKALVDLADPKSWKHVPEKKQCIVKDDDFQPRSLKAAGEITIEIPTKACAGQENVIKSLEHIQMEASIEYTRRGDLHITLTSPSGTSTVLLAERERDTSSNGFKNWDFMSVHTWGEEPAGTWTLKITDMSGRMENKGQIISWRFILHGTSERPAHMTVPRVYIPYNAVQNDRRGVERMEDMLKEMPTEAHQPPKAQATFKPTAEEAKEKKAPSTALMRLLQSAFNRQSSNQASQPRANPRPYAAPRDPEGDNIHPHTPYQNLYQALDKLNKHRGSEDSLYSDYSDAFYNSKPYRHRDDRLLQALLDMVAEGGQ
- the pcsk1 gene encoding neuroendocrine convertase 1 isoform X1, giving the protein MGVRCGPLGMCFVFGLLCADAASVNRQYINEWAVEIPGGADAARAIAEELGYQLVRQIGALENHYLFKHQSHSRRSRRSAEHITKRLSEDKRVSWAEQQYEKQRRKRDVLSTECTNCPVENLFDDPMWSQQWYLQDTRTSASLPKLDLHVIPVWRKAITGKGVVITVLDDGLEWNHTDIYPNYDPEASYDFNDNDPDPFPRYDSTNENKHGTRCAGEIAMQADNKKCGVGVAYNSKVGGIRMLDGIVTDAIEASSIGFRPDHVDIYSASWGPNDDGKTVEGPGRLAQKAFEYGIQNGRGGKGSIFVWASGNGGRQGDNCDCDGYTDSIYTISISSASQQGLSPWYAEKCSSTLATAYSSGDYTDQRITSADLHNECTETHTGTSASAPLAAGIFALALEQNPNLTWRDLQHLVVWTSEFDPLANNPGWKKNGAGLMVNSRFGFGLLNAKALVDLADPKSWKHVPEKKQCIVKDDDFQPRSLKAAGEITIEIPTKACAGQENVIKSLEHIQMEASIEYTRRGDLHITLTSPSGTSTVLLAERERDTSSNGFKNWDFMSVHTWGEEPAGTWTLKITDMSGRMENKGQIISWRFILHGTSERPAHMTVPRVYIPYNAVQNDRRGVERMEDMLKEMPTEAHQPPKAQATFKPTAEEAKEKKAPSTALMRLLQSAFNRQSSNQASQPRANPRPYAAPRDPEGDNIHPHTPYQNLYQALDKLNKHRGSEDSLYSDYSDAFYNSKPYRHRDDRLLQALLDMVAEGGQ
- the pcsk1 gene encoding neuroendocrine convertase 1 isoform X3, which translates into the protein MQYINEWAVEIPGGADAARAIAEELGYQLVRQIGALENHYLFKHQSHSRRSRRSAEHITKRLSEDKRVSWAEQQYEKQRRKRDVLSTECTNCPVENLFDDPMWSQQWYLQDTRTSASLPKLDLHVIPVWRKAITGKGVVITVLDDGLEWNHTDIYPNYDPEASYDFNDNDPDPFPRYDSTNENKHGTRCAGEIAMQADNKKCGVGVAYNSKVGGIRMLDGIVTDAIEASSIGFRPDHVDIYSASWGPNDDGKTVEGPGRLAQKAFEYGIQNGRGGKGSIFVWASGNGGRQGDNCDCDGYTDSIYTISISSASQQGLSPWYAEKCSSTLATAYSSGDYTDQRITSADLHNECTETHTGTSASAPLAAGIFALALEQNPNLTWRDLQHLVVWTSEFDPLANNPGWKKNGAGLMVNSRFGFGLLNAKALVDLADPKSWKHVPEKKQCIVKDDDFQPRSLKAAGEITIEIPTKACAGQENVIKSLEHIQMEASIEYTRRGDLHITLTSPSGTSTVLLAERERDTSSNGFKNWDFMSVHTWGEEPAGTWTLKITDMSGRMENKGQIISWRFILHGTSERPAHMTVPRVYIPYNAVQNDRRGVERMEDMLKEMPTEAHQPPKAQATFKPTAEEAKEKKAPSTALMRLLQSAFNRQSSNQASQPRANPRPYAAPRDPEGDNIHPHTPYQNLYQALDKLNKHRGSEDSLYSDYSDAFYNSKPYRHRDDRLLQALLDMVAEGGQ